In Streptomyces nojiriensis, the sequence CATGTCGGTGGCGATCGTGACGGGGGCGTCCAGGGGGCTGGGCCGGGCGCTGGCCGGGGAGCTGGCGGCGCGGGGCTGGGACCTGGTGCTGAGCGCGCGGGGTGCGGCGGCGCTGGAGGAGACCGCGGCCGGGACGGCGGGGGCGGCCGGGGCGCGGGTGGTGGCGGTGGCCGGGGACGTGTCCTCGGCGGCGCACCGGGCGGCGCTGGTGGCGGCGGCGCGGGAGCTGGGCGGGCTGGATCTGCTGGTGAACAACGCGGGGGTGCTCGGGGCCGAGCCGCTGGTGCCGCTGGCGGAGCACGCGCTGGACGGGCTGCGGGAGGCCTTCGAGGTCAATGTGGTGGGGCCGCTGGGGCTGGTCCAGGAGGGGCTGCCGCTGTTGCGGGCGGCGCGGGCCGGGGCGGTGCTGAACATCAGCTCGGACGCGGCGGTGGTGGCGTACGCGACGTGGGGGGCGTACGGGGCGACCAAGGCGGCGGGGGACCTGATGTCGGCGGTGCTGGCGGTGGAGGAGCCGGGGCTGCGGGTGTGGTGGGCCGATCCGGGGTCGATGCGGACGCGGATGATGGCGGCGGCCGAGCCGGGCGAGGACCTGGCGGGGCTGCCGACGCCCGCGGAGGTGGCTCCGGCGCTGCTGCGGCTGGTGGAGCGGGCGCTGCCGAGCGGTCGGTACACGGCGCAGGAGCTGGGGGTGGACGCGGGCCCGGGGGCGAGCCCGGGCGCGGCCGCAGGGGCGGCCCCGGCGGCGGGCCTGGACGCGGCTGCGGGGGCGGGCGCGGGGGGCGGGCGGTGAGCGGGCATCGGGCCCTGCGGGAGGAGGGTCCATATATAACGGACATACCACCGCAATTGTCGGCCCGGATTCCGGCCGAGCAGCGGGGACCGGGGCTGGGCCGGGACGCCGTGCGGCTGCTGGTGTCCCAGGGCTGCGAGCGGGTGTCGCTGCACGCCTTCCGGGAGCTGCCGGGGCTGCTGCGGGCCGGGGACGTACTGGTGGTGAACACCTCGGCCACGCTGGCGGCCGCGGTGGACGCCCGGCTGGGCGGCGAGGACCTGGTGGTGCACTTCTCGACCCGGGGCGACAGGGGGCACCCCCGGACGAAGTCTGGGGGAGGCCGCTGGGCGGTGGAGCTGCGCGCCCCGGACGGCGGCGGGACGACCCGGCCGCGGGCCGGAGGGCCCGCCGGGGCGGTGCTGGAGCTGCCGGGCGGGCACCGCCTCACCCTGGAGGAGCCCCTGGCGGCGGGCGCGGACCGGCTCTGGTGGGCGCGCCCCTCCCCCGCGCCGGACGGGGTACCGGCGCTGCTGCGGGCGTACGGGCGGCCGATCCGGTACGCGTACACCGAGCGGGACCAGCCGATCTCGGCCTATCAGACGGTGTTCGCGGTGCCGGCCGCCGACGGGGCGGGCTCGGCGGAGATGCCGAGTGCGGGCCGGCCCTTCACGGCGGAGCTGGTGGCGCGCCTGGTGAGCCGGGGGGTGCAGTTCGCCCCGCTGGTCCTGCACACGGGGGTGGCCTCGCAGGAGGCGCACGAGCCCCCTTACCCGGAGCGGTACGAGGTGTCCGCCACGACGGCGGGCCTGGTGAACGCCGCCAGGGCCGCCGGAGGGAGGGTCATCGCGGTGGGGACCACGGCCGTACGGGCCCTGGAGTCGGCCGCGGACGCGCGGGGGCGGGTGCGCCCGGCAGCCGGGTGGACCGATCTGGTGGTGACCCCGGAGCGCGGGGTGCGGGTGGTGGACGGGCTGCTGACCGGGCTGCACGAGCCCGGGGCGTCCCATCTGCTGATGCTGGAGGCGGTCGCGGGGCGGGCCGCCGTACGGCTCGGGTATGCCGAGGCGCTGGCCCGGCTCTGCCTCTGGCACGAGTTCGGGGACGTCCATCTGCTACTCAAGGATGAGAACCGTGACCATATGCATTGCGACAGCAACTCACGGTAAAACCGCCGCATGTCCGATGTGACCCCGCACATAGGACCCACATCACTTACGAAGCTGCCTAGTGGACGGATAAAGACCCTGTCAGTGCTGTCCCACCTAGCGCCGAGGCCCGAAATCGGGCCTCGGCGCCCGCGCGTGATCCACTAAGCGGGATCGTACGTCACACCTTTGCCACAGGATTTTGCCGCCGCTAAGAATTGCTCCCGTCGCACAGCACCGCGGATCCCCGGATCCACAAAGCGCCTTCCTGCGACTCCCGCTATTCGAAGAGGTTGCCCCGCCATGTCTGCTTCCCGCACCCCCGGTCACAGTCGTCTGACGAAGGCACACAAGCTGTCCATTGCCGGTGTCGCCACGCTGAGCGCCGCCGCCGTCGCCTTCTCCCTCGTGCCGGCCGACGCCGCCGAGGCGCAGACGGTCAACGCCGCCCCCGTCGCCTGGACCCAGGCCGTCAACGGCGCGCAGACGAAGGCGCTGCACGGAAACCTCTCCGCCCAGCAGGTCATCTCCCAGGCGAACGCGAAGGCCGCGGCCAAGATCAAGGCCGACGCCGACGCCAAGGCCAAGGCCGAGGCCGCCGCGAAGAAGGCGCGCGAGACCAAGGCGGCCGCGAGCCGTTCCGCCGCCCGCACCCCGGTGTTCGCGAACAACCTCGACGGCTGGATCAAGGAAGCCCTCTTCATCATGAAGAAGGAGGGCATTCCGGGCACCTACGCCGGGATCCACAAGAACATCATGCGCGAGTCCAGCGGTAACCCGATGGCGATCAACAACTGGGACATCAACGCCCAGAACGGCATCCCCAGCAAGGGTCTGCTCCAGGTCATCTACCCGACCTTCAAGACGTACCACGTCAAGGGCACCAAGTTCGACCAGTACGACCCGGTCGCCAACATCGTCGCCGCCTGCAACTACGCGGCCGACCGCTACGGCTCCATGGACAACGTCAACAGCGCCTACTAGGCCTCGGCGTACCCAAGCCCCCCCCATGCGCCTCAGGGCGGCACCCGGACTTCCGGATGCCGCCCTGAGGCGTTTTGCCGTACCTGCGGACGTGATGCCCGCGTGCGTGCGGTCGTCCCGCGCGCGGTCCTACTTGCCCGCGCGCATGACCTCGGGCTCGTGGCGGCGCAGCAGGCGCTGCACGGCGAAGCCGCAGGCGACGCCGATGAGCAGCAGGATGGTGATGTTCAGGCTCCACTGGCCGATCGTGGCGTCCCAGAGCGGGTCGGCGTTGGTCGGGTTCTCCGCGTCCCACGGCGGCATGAGCTTGCCGAGGTTCAGCGTGGTGCCGGCGGCGGCGATGGCCCAGCGGGACGGCATCAGCCAGGCGAACTGCTCCAGGCCCGGGGAGTCGTAGACCTGGAAGAGGATGCCGGTGAAGACGACCTGGACGATCGCGAACATGACCAGCAGCGGCATCGTCTTCTCGGCGGTCTTCACCAGCGAGGAGATCACCAGGCCGAACATCATCGAGGTGAAGCCGAGCGCGATGACCGACAGGCAGATCTCGACGGCCGGCGGCATGATCAGGCCCTCGGCGGGCAGGTCGCGCGGGAAGAAGCCGATCGCGCAGATGATCACGCCCTGGATGGCCGTGATGACGCCGAGGACGATCACCTTCGACATGAGGTACGCGGACCGGTACAGGCCGGTCGCGCGTTCCCGCTCGTAGATGACCCGTTCCTTGATCAGCTCACGGACCGAGTTGGCGGCACCCGAGAAGCACATGCCGACCGCGAGGATCAGCATGATCGTGCCGGCGTCGCCGTTGAAGCGGGACGGCGCGACGGGCGGCGCGAGGCCGAACTTCGCGGGGATCACCGTGGAGACCACGCCCAGGACCGCGGGCAGGAGCACCATCAGGGCGAGGAAGCCCACGTCCGAGGCGATCACCGAGACGTAGCGGCGCATCAGCGTGAACAGCTGCGAGCCCCAGCCCTGCGGGGTGCTCGGGCGCATCTGCTGGGCCGGCGGCATGGCGACCGACTGCGGGGCGACCGCGTCGAGGTCGGCGGCGTAGAGCTGGTAGTGCTGGGAGCCCTTCCAGCGGCCGGCCCAGTCGTAGTCGCGGTAGTTCTCGAACGCCGAGAACACGTCGGCCCACGTGCTGTAGCCGAAGAAGTTCAGCGCGTCGTCCGGCGGGCCGAAGTACGCGACCGACCCACCCGGGGCCATGACCAGCAGCTTGTCGCAGATGGCCAGCTCGGCGACCGAGTGCGTGACGACGAGGACCGTGCGGCCGTCGTCGGCGAGGCCGCGCAGCAGCTGCATGACGTCGCGGTCCATGCCCGGGTCGAGGCCGGAGGTCGGCTCGTCCAGGAAGATCAGCGACGGCTTGGTGAGCAGCTCCAGGGCCACGGACACGCGCTTGCGCTGACCACCGGAGAGCGCGGTGATCTTCTTGTCCTTGTGGATGTCGAGCTTGAGCTCGCGCAGCACCTCGTCGATGCGCGCGGCGCGCTCGGACTCGGCGGTGTCGCCCGGGAAGCGGAGCTTGGCCGCGTACTTGAGGGCCGTGCTGACCTTCAGCTCCTTGTGCAGGATGTCGTCCTGCGGGACCAGGCCGATGCGCTGGCGGAGCTCCGCGAACTGCTTGTACAGGTTGCGGTTGTCGTAGAGCACGTCACCCTGGTTGGCGGGCCGGTAGCCGGTCAGCGCCTTGAGCAGGGTCGACTTGCCGGAGCCCGAGGGTCCGATGACGCCGATCAGCGACTTCTCCGGGACGCCGAAGGTGACGTCCTTGAGGATCTGCTTGCCGCCGTCGACGGTGACCGTGAGGTGGCGGGCCGAGAAGGAGACCTCGCCGGTGTCGACGAACTCCTCGAGGCGGTCGCCGACGATCCGGAACGTCGAGTGGCCGACGCCGACGATGTCGTTCGGGCCCAGCAGCGCGGTGCCGGACTTCGCCAGCGGCTGACCGTTGACGTAGGTGCCGTTGTGGCTGCCGAGGTCGTGGATCTCGAAGCGGCCGCCGGGCATCGAGCGGAACTCGGCGTGGTGGCGCGAGACCTGGAGGTCGGAGACCACCAGCTCGTTCTCCAGCGCACGGCCGATCCGCATGACGTGGCCCAGCGAGAGCTGGTGGAACGTCGTCGGGCTGCGGTCTCCGTAGGCCGGGGCCCCGCCCTGCGCCGGGCGGGGAGCGGCGGCGCCCTGCTGGTGCGGGAGGTGGACCTGCGGCTGCTGCGGCTGCTGCTGCGCGTGCTGCTGCTGTTCCCAGGCCTGGTGCTGGGGCTGCTGCTGCGGGGCCTGGTAGGCCGGGGCCTGCGGCTGGGCGTACGCCTGCGCCGGGGCCTGCTGTGCCACGGCCGGCTGCGGTGCGGCCGCGCCGGCGGCGCTCAGATTCAGCCGCGGGCCGTCCGTCGCGTTGCCCAGGTGGACCGGCGTGCCGGGCACGAGCTCGGTCTGCTGGACCCTGGCCCCGTGCACGTAGGTGCCGTTGGTGCTGCCGTGGTCCTCGATGCCCCAACCCCGGCCGTTCCAGGCGATGGTGGCATGCCGCCACGACACCCGGGCATCGTCGATCACCACGTCTCCCTGGGGGTCACGCCCCAGCGAGTACGACCTGGACGGATCGAGCGTCCAGGTCCTTCCATTCAATTCCAGTACGAGTTCCGGCACTCCAGCCCCACTTAAGTCCCCCGAGAATCCCCCATGACGTCAGGGAGTCTAGGGATGGCGAACATCCGGGGGAACTATTTCAGGCCTACAGCCGTATGTGGAATCCGGGCCTGGCCGGGGCGTCTACGCCTGCCCGTTGACGGGGTCGAAAGTCACCCGGAGAGTGAGATACGGGACTTCTCGCCCGGTGGTCCCGTCGCGTACCGCTCGGTAGGCATCGGGGGTTCACCGTATGCGCCGCATCCGTTGGGGGGACGTGCTGCTGTCCTCCGTCGCCACCGTGGGCTGGTCCCTGATCGCGATGGCGGGGGTGGCCGGACTCGGGCTGCACCTGCTGGGCGCCGATGCCTCCGGCGCCGCGGAAGGCTCGCTCGGCGCGATGACGGCCGCCACGGTGGTCCTCGCGGTCGGTGGAACCGTGACCCCCTCG encodes:
- a CDS encoding SDR family NAD(P)-dependent oxidoreductase, with translation MSVAIVTGASRGLGRALAGELAARGWDLVLSARGAAALEETAAGTAGAAGARVVAVAGDVSSAAHRAALVAAARELGGLDLLVNNAGVLGAEPLVPLAEHALDGLREAFEVNVVGPLGLVQEGLPLLRAARAGAVLNISSDAAVVAYATWGAYGATKAAGDLMSAVLAVEEPGLRVWWADPGSMRTRMMAAAEPGEDLAGLPTPAEVAPALLRLVERALPSGRYTAQELGVDAGPGASPGAAAGAAPAAGLDAAAGAGAGGGR
- a CDS encoding S-adenosylmethionine:tRNA ribosyltransferase-isomerase; its protein translation is MREEGPYITDIPPQLSARIPAEQRGPGLGRDAVRLLVSQGCERVSLHAFRELPGLLRAGDVLVVNTSATLAAAVDARLGGEDLVVHFSTRGDRGHPRTKSGGGRWAVELRAPDGGGTTRPRAGGPAGAVLELPGGHRLTLEEPLAAGADRLWWARPSPAPDGVPALLRAYGRPIRYAYTERDQPISAYQTVFAVPAADGAGSAEMPSAGRPFTAELVARLVSRGVQFAPLVLHTGVASQEAHEPPYPERYEVSATTAGLVNAARAAGGRVIAVGTTAVRALESAADARGRVRPAAGWTDLVVTPERGVRVVDGLLTGLHEPGASHLLMLEAVAGRAAVRLGYAEALARLCLWHEFGDVHLLLKDENRDHMHCDSNSR
- a CDS encoding transglycosylase SLT domain-containing protein; this encodes MSASRTPGHSRLTKAHKLSIAGVATLSAAAVAFSLVPADAAEAQTVNAAPVAWTQAVNGAQTKALHGNLSAQQVISQANAKAAAKIKADADAKAKAEAAAKKARETKAAASRSAARTPVFANNLDGWIKEALFIMKKEGIPGTYAGIHKNIMRESSGNPMAINNWDINAQNGIPSKGLLQVIYPTFKTYHVKGTKFDQYDPVANIVAACNYAADRYGSMDNVNSAY
- a CDS encoding FHA domain-containing protein — its product is MPELVLELNGRTWTLDPSRSYSLGRDPQGDVVIDDARVSWRHATIAWNGRGWGIEDHGSTNGTYVHGARVQQTELVPGTPVHLGNATDGPRLNLSAAGAAAPQPAVAQQAPAQAYAQPQAPAYQAPQQQPQHQAWEQQQHAQQQPQQPQVHLPHQQGAAAPRPAQGGAPAYGDRSPTTFHQLSLGHVMRIGRALENELVVSDLQVSRHHAEFRSMPGGRFEIHDLGSHNGTYVNGQPLAKSGTALLGPNDIVGVGHSTFRIVGDRLEEFVDTGEVSFSARHLTVTVDGGKQILKDVTFGVPEKSLIGVIGPSGSGKSTLLKALTGYRPANQGDVLYDNRNLYKQFAELRQRIGLVPQDDILHKELKVSTALKYAAKLRFPGDTAESERAARIDEVLRELKLDIHKDKKITALSGGQRKRVSVALELLTKPSLIFLDEPTSGLDPGMDRDVMQLLRGLADDGRTVLVVTHSVAELAICDKLLVMAPGGSVAYFGPPDDALNFFGYSTWADVFSAFENYRDYDWAGRWKGSQHYQLYAADLDAVAPQSVAMPPAQQMRPSTPQGWGSQLFTLMRRYVSVIASDVGFLALMVLLPAVLGVVSTVIPAKFGLAPPVAPSRFNGDAGTIMLILAVGMCFSGAANSVRELIKERVIYERERATGLYRSAYLMSKVIVLGVITAIQGVIICAIGFFPRDLPAEGLIMPPAVEICLSVIALGFTSMMFGLVISSLVKTAEKTMPLLVMFAIVQVVFTGILFQVYDSPGLEQFAWLMPSRWAIAAAGTTLNLGKLMPPWDAENPTNADPLWDATIGQWSLNITILLLIGVACGFAVQRLLRRHEPEVMRAGK